GCTTGCGCCGCGCGGCGGCAAGGGCCACGTCCACCAGCTGGGTGCCGATGCGGAAGGCCGGATTCAGGTTGGTCGTCGGATCCTGAAAGATCATCCCGATCCGGGTGCCGCGCAGGGTGGCAACCTTTGCCTCGGACATGGCCAGCAGATCCTGCCCGTCAAACCGGATTTCGCCTTGCAGGTAGCGCCCGGGCGGGGTGGGCACCAGCCGCGAACAGGACAGCCCCGTCAGCGACTTGCCGCAGCCGGTTTCGCCCACCAGCCCCCAGACCTGCCGGCGTTCCACCGCCAGCTCGATCCCGTTCAGCACATGCGCCTCGCCGTCAAAGCTGCGCATCGCCAGATGCAGGTTGCGAATTTCCAGAAGTGCCATCAGCGCCGTGCCCGCGGGTCAAGCACATCGCGCAACCCGTCGCCCAAAAGGTTGAAGCCAAAGATCGCCACGAACATCGCCAGACCGGGGAACACCGCAGTCCACCAGAAATCCGGCATGTAGCTGCGGCTGACCGACAGCAGCGTGCCCCATTCCGGCGTCGGCGGCCGCACCCCGATGCCGATGAAACCCAGCGACGCGACGGTCAGGATCGCAAAGCCCATGTCCAGCGACATCTTGACCACGATGGGCGACACGATGTTCGGCAGTACATGGCGGAACAGCACGCGGGCGGGGCTGGCCCCGATGGCCCGCGCGGCGGTCACATAGACCTCTTCCTTGCGGGCAATCACCTCGCCCCGCACCAGCCGGGCATAACCGGGCCACCAGGACAGCGCGATGGCGATGACCATGTTCATCAGCCCCGGCCCCAGCGCCGCCGCCACCGCCATGGCCAGGATCAGGCCCGGCACCGTCAGCTTGAGGTCGGCCAGGCGCATCAGCACCTCGTCCGCCCAGCCGCCAAAGAACCCGGCCAGCGCCCCGGCCAGCGTGCCCACCACCGTGCCCAGCAGCACCACGCCCAAGCCCGCCAGAACCGAAATGCGGGTGCCGGCCAGCACCAGGCTGAACACATCCTGCCCCAGTTCGTTGGTGCCGAACGGATGCGCCCAGGACGGCGGGACAAAGCGGTTGGCGGTATCCACCCCGCCCGCGACATGTTCGGGATAGGGCGCGATCCACGGCCCGATCACCGCCAGCACCAGCACGGCCAGCACCAGCGCCGCCCCCAGCATCGACAGGCCCGACTGGCGAAAGCGGAACCAGCCCCGGCGAAAGGCATAGGCACGCGCGGATTCAGTGGTTGCGGTCATGCGTAGCGCACCTTCGGGTTGATGACGCCGTAAAGGACATCGACGATCAGATTGACCAGCATGAACAACAGCCCGATCACCAGCGCGACGCCGATCACCGGCATGAAGTCCTGCGACACGATGGCCTGCGTGGCATAAAGGCCCAGACCCGGCCAGTCGAACACGGTTTCCACCAGCACGGTCCCGCCCAGCAGCCAGCCGAAATACAGGCCGATCACGGTCAGGGTGGCCGATACCGCGTTCTTGGCGACGTATTTGAACACGATCAGCCGGGGCGACAGGCCAAGGGCACGGGCGGTCATCACGTAATCCTGCTGCAACACCTCGATGGTCGATGCGCGCATCATCCGCATGATGGTGGCCAAGGGCGACAGGCACATGGCGATGGCCGGCATGGCCAGATGGCGGCAGGCGGTGGCAAACGCCTCCCAGTCGCCGGCGAACAGGGCATCCAGCGTCAGGAACCCGGTCACGGTTGGCGGCGGCTCCAGGATGATGGGAAAGCGCCCGCCCAGCGGCAGCCAGAACAGCCACATGGCAAAGGTCAGCTGCAACAGCAGGCCCAGGAAGAATCGTGGCATGGAAATGGCGGCCAGCGCGCCAACCCGGCTGGCATAATCGGGCCAGCGGTTGCGCCAGACGGCGGCGGCCAGCCCGCAGGGAATGCCGATCACCACCGCCAGCGTCATGGCGGCGAACACCAGTTCCAGCGTGGCCGGCAGATAGGCGATCAGGTCATCCAGCACCGGCCGGCGGGAAAAGATCGACACACCCAGATCGCCTTGCAGCAATCCGGTCAGATAGCGCCAGTATTGCACCGTGACCGGCTGATCCAGCCCGAAATCCTTGGCATAGGCCGCGATCTCGGCCGCAGTGGCATTGGGTCCGGCCGCCAGACCGACCGGATCGCCCGGCAGCAGGCGGGCGATGATGAACATCATCACCGTCAGGCCGAACAGCACCGGCACCAGCAGGATCAGGCGGCGAAGCACGAAACGCAGCATGGCGCCTCCACGAGGGGTGGGGCCCCCGGCCGCGTGCCGGGGGCAGTCGTCGGGCTTAGACGGACAGGCCGTTGCACTCGATGGCGTTCGAGGCGACCGGGGCAAAGACAAAGCCCTTGACCGCATCGCGCATGCCCAGCTTGCGCCGTTCCAGCACGCCGAACAGGTCGGGCGCATCGGCCACGATCAGTTCCTGCATCTTGCCATAGATCTCGATCCGCTTGGCGGTGTCGATTTCCTTGCGGCCCGCCTCGATCAGGGCATCGACCTCGGGGTTGTGGTAGACCGCGTTCTGCCAGGCGCCGTTGCGCGACGAATGATAGGCGGCAAAGGCGATGTTGTCCGGGTCGCCGTAGTTCGCGGTCTGGTAGACCGGGAACAGGTCGGGGAAGGTTTCCGGCTTCTGGCAGGCCGCCACCATGTCGGGCCACAGCATCGGCTGGATTTCCAGTTCGATGTTCAGCGCCTTGAGGCTGTCCAGCATGATCAGCGCCCAGCGGCGCTGCTGTTCCAGCCCGTTGACATGGACCATCTTCAGCTTGATCCCGCCGTTCGGATGCTTGGATTTCGCCAGGTGTTCCTTGGCCTTTTCCAGGTTCAGCCGGTAAACCTCCAGCGCCGGGTTGTGGCCCAGGATGCCGTTGGGCAGCGGCCCGGTCATCAGGTCGGCATAGCCTGCGGCATCGGCGATCGCCTGATAGTTGGTCGCATAGCTGATCGCCTTGCGCAGTTCCACATCGGCCAGCGGCCCATGTTCGGTGTTCATCTTGATCGAGAAGGTGCGGTATTCCGGTTCGATCACGCGGACGACGCCCTTGGCATCCTTCAGGCTGTCCATATCCTCGGAGGTCAGATCGACCGAGATATGCACTTCGCCGCGTTGCAGGGCCAGGCGCTGGCTGGCGGTTTCGCGGATGATCTGCCAGATCACGCCGGTCAGGTTGCCGGCGCCGGGCTGCCAGGCGGTCGCCGGGCGGGCCAGTTCATACAGCGTGCCGGCCTGGGCGCGCTTCACCTCGAACGGGCCGGAACCGGCGGTATTGGCCAGAAGCCAGGCCTGACCGTCATCGGCGCCCAGGTTCGCCTCGACCTGTTTCTTCGACACGATGAAGATCCACGGCAGCACGGCCAGGAAGGCG
The Gemmobacter sp. DNA segment above includes these coding regions:
- a CDS encoding ABC transporter permease, with the translated sequence MTATTESARAYAFRRGWFRFRQSGLSMLGAALVLAVLVLAVIGPWIAPYPEHVAGGVDTANRFVPPSWAHPFGTNELGQDVFSLVLAGTRISVLAGLGVVLLGTVVGTLAGALAGFFGGWADEVLMRLADLKLTVPGLILAMAVAAALGPGLMNMVIAIALSWWPGYARLVRGEVIARKEEVYVTAARAIGASPARVLFRHVLPNIVSPIVVKMSLDMGFAILTVASLGFIGIGVRPPTPEWGTLLSVSRSYMPDFWWTAVFPGLAMFVAIFGFNLLGDGLRDVLDPRARR
- a CDS encoding ABC transporter permease; protein product: MLRFVLRRLILLVPVLFGLTVMMFIIARLLPGDPVGLAAGPNATAAEIAAYAKDFGLDQPVTVQYWRYLTGLLQGDLGVSIFSRRPVLDDLIAYLPATLELVFAAMTLAVVIGIPCGLAAAVWRNRWPDYASRVGALAAISMPRFFLGLLLQLTFAMWLFWLPLGGRFPIILEPPPTVTGFLTLDALFAGDWEAFATACRHLAMPAIAMCLSPLATIMRMMRASTIEVLQQDYVMTARALGLSPRLIVFKYVAKNAVSATLTVIGLYFGWLLGGTVLVETVFDWPGLGLYATQAIVSQDFMPVIGVALVIGLLFMLVNLIVDVLYGVINPKVRYA
- a CDS encoding ABC transporter substrate-binding protein; amino-acid sequence: MTQTDLSRISRRGLLALSGAGLAALMLPEAAFAQGRKILVIAAGQDISNFDPHVATGYSASFFMRNVYDPLVRVANNPPEPVPALAQSWESSADGLSWTFKLNPAAKFHNGDAVTADDVVYSFERALRLAKGNSWMIRGIVQPGKVSAVDAGTVRFDLAAPFAAFLAVLPWIFIVSKKQVEANLGADDGQAWLLANTAGSGPFEVKRAQAGTLYELARPATAWQPGAGNLTGVIWQIIRETASQRLALQRGEVHISVDLTSEDMDSLKDAKGVVRVIEPEYRTFSIKMNTEHGPLADVELRKAISYATNYQAIADAAGYADLMTGPLPNGILGHNPALEVYRLNLEKAKEHLAKSKHPNGGIKLKMVHVNGLEQQRRWALIMLDSLKALNIELEIQPMLWPDMVAACQKPETFPDLFPVYQTANYGDPDNIAFAAYHSSRNGAWQNAVYHNPEVDALIEAGRKEIDTAKRIEIYGKMQELIVADAPDLFGVLERRKLGMRDAVKGFVFAPVASNAIECNGLSV